GGTTATTACCATCTCCTGGATGTGAATGGGTATAAATACTTCTCATCATTTGAATATCCTTTGTTGTTTTAAGAAAGTTTGAATAATAGTTTAACTGTACGGAAGGAATAAAACCTCCTATCTGTCCATTTACCCCAGTCCTTGACAAGTAAGAGAATTGCAATGTTCTACCTACCATGCCCTTATCTTTATTTCTTTCGGTATATTGTAACATATCATATTCATTTCCAGTTTTTGCATTTTTTTCTAAAAACTCAAAAAAAGAAACTGCATTTTGTTGATTTTCAAACTTATATATTTCAAAAAGAATATCTTTTGTTCTTTGTTCAGGTTTTCCTCTTACCAGTACATCATATTCCACTTTTTCAAATGATTGTACCCGATCCTGAATCTGACCGTCTCTTTCCATTGTAAACTTTATCTGGTCTCCATTATCATCTGTTTTTCGGTTTCCGTTTTTATCAACAATGTAAAGTTCATCAGGTTGATCATTATCTTCAACTTTATTAAGAGCACCAGTATTTTCATTTAATTCCCAAGTATCTAAATTCATTCCATTAGGATCAATAAAACGAATTGGATTATTTCCTCCATAATTATATGTTGACATTGGCTGGTACATTTCCGCTAGTGGATCTACAACGCCCCATCTTCCCAAATCCGGCATATACATCCTCGCTCCATAGTCATACATTCCCGTCTCTTGAAGCTCCTTGCCGTTGTACTTGTACTGATAAGCATTTTGTGTTGTTGCTGTATAATCATGCAATAACCCA
This region of Chryseobacterium vaccae genomic DNA includes:
- a CDS encoding RHS repeat-associated core domain-containing protein; translated protein: MSYADKSGDGIIQPRRFNASNCTGWWCIEDWRPGEIVEVNNYYPFGLLHDYTATTQNAYQYKYNGKELQETGMYDYGARMYMPDLGRWGVVDPLAEMYQPMSTYNYGGNNPIRFIDPNGMNLDTWELNENTGALNKVEDNDQPDELYIVDKNGNRKTDDNGDQIKFTMERDGQIQDRVQSFEKVEYDVLVRGKPEQRTKDILFEIYKFENQQNAVSFFEFLEKNAKTGNEYDMLQYTERNKDKGMVGRTLQFSYLSRTGVNGQIGGFIPSVQLNYYSNFLKTTKDIQMMRSIYTHSHPGDGNNPIESAPDRATAGNPRIPIPTFRVYSGGVYKTFKPENQ